The region CCCGTTGCTTGGCCCGGTCAAGTGTGACAACAGACTCCTCGGCATGAGGATCAAGGATTCCACCTGCCCCGTCTGACATCACGATCCCGAGATTCCAGAGCACCTGCCCGAACCGCAGATCAGGACCGCCTTCAATCTGCTCGATCAGCAGGTCAATGAGGGCACGATTCGCGTCCTGGCGAGGGTTTGACATCCTCCAGAAGCTTACACTCCCCTTACTCCACACCCAGCGCCGCCAGTTCCTCCCGGAGCTGCGCGGCGTTCTCGTAGCGGACAGCGTGCATGCCGACCCGGCGGGCGGCTTCGGTGTTCTGGGCGCGGTCGTCGATCATGACGGCTTCGTGCGGGGCGACGGCGGCCAGCGTCAGGGCGGCGCGGTAGATGGCGGGGTTGGGTTTCATGAGTTCCAGCGTGGAGGACGTGAAGAACGCCAGCAGGAAGTCGCTGAGGCCGTAGGTGCGGATGCGTTGGTCGTTCAGGTCGCGGCCCTCGTTGTTCAGGGCGTACAGGCGGTGCCGCGCCGACAGGTCGCGGGCGAGGGCCAGGGCGCCTTCGTGCGGGGTGCTCTGCGCTTCCATCGCCGCGCGGAATTCGTCCCGCGTGAAGGTCTGCGGGTGGCAGAACACGGTCTGCTCCAGGTACTCGTCCAGGGTCATGCGGCCCAGCTCCAGCTCGGGCACGGCCAGCTTGTGCCGCTCGTTGAAGTCCGTGGCGTCCAGCCCGAACTGCGCGGCGACGACGGCGCGCTGCTCGCGGTCCCAGCCGTTGCTGAGCAGCACACCGCCGATGTCGAAGAAGAGGGCGCGGATGGTCATGCCCGCAGGGTACGCCCGCACCCGACGGAGGCGACCTCAACGCCAAGAAAGAGTGAGGGAGCAGGCCGTTCCCACAGCCCACCCCCCACAGAGCGGATTCATCCGATTCCCGGCTTCCCGGAACGTCACCGGGAAGCCGTCCATCTCCTGAACCCGCCTTAATTGCCGCTCCCTCCGGTCGGGTTCGTCTGCGACTCACCGCAACTTTATTTCGTGTCGTACCAGTTCGGTCCGACGCCGACTTCGACGGCGAGGGGCACGGTGAGGCTGGCGGCACCTTCCATGATGCGGCGCACGGTGTCGCTGATCTCCTCGGCTTTGTCTTCGGGGGCTTCGAGGAGCAGTTCGTCGTGCACCTGTAGCAGGAGGCGGGCGCCGGTGCCCTGGAGTTCGCGTTCCAGGGTGATCATGGCGAGTTTGATGATGTCGGCGGCGGTGCCCTGGATGGGCATGTTGTACGCGAGGCGTTCCCCGGCTTCGCGCAGGGTGCGGTTGGTGGCGACGAGTTCGGGGACGTAGCGGCGGCGGCCGTAGAGGGTCTCGACGTAGCCGTGCTGGCGGCCGAATTCGAGGGTGCGGTCGATGTACGCGCGGATGCCGGGGTACGTGGCGAAGTACGTTTCGATGAATCCGGCGGCGTCCGCGTAGGGGATGCCGAGGTCGCCCGAGAGGCGGTGGGCGCTCATGCCGTATAGCACGCCGAAGTTGACGGTCTTGGCGGCGCGGCGCTGATCGGGGGTGATGGTTCCCTCGTTCAGGCCGAGGACCTGCGCGGCGGTACGGCGGTGGATGTCCGCGCCCTCCTGGAAGGCCTGCTGCATGAGGGGATCGTCGGCGATGTGCGCCAGGAGGCGCAGTTCGATCTGCGAGTAGTCGGCGCTGATCAGGCAGTGGCCGGGGTCGGCGATGAAGCCCTTGCGGATCTCGCGGCCGGTCTCGCTGCGGATGGGGATGTTCTGCAGGTTGGGGTTGAGGCTGCTGAGGCGGCCGGTGGCGACGGCGGCCTGCGCGAGGGTGGTGTGCAGGCGGCCGGTGCGGGGGTTGACGAGGTTCGGGAGGGGGTCGAGGTACGTGCCGCGCAGTTTTTCCAGTTCGCGGTATTCGAGCAGGGCGGGGATGATGGGGTGCTCGTCCCGGAGGGGTTCGAGGGCGGCGACGGCGGTGCTGCGTTTGCCGGTGAGTTTGGTCTTCTTGCCGCTGGCGAGGCCGAGTTCGTCGTACAGGACGGCTTCGAGCTGGTCGCGGCTGCGGATCTGGAATTCGCGTCCGGCCAGCGAGTGGATCTGGGTTTCCAGGGTGCTCAGGCGCGCGCCGGTGGCGGCGGAGAGGCCGCGCAGGTACTCGCTGTCCAGGCGCACACCGCGCACTTCCATGCGCGCCAGGACGGCGGACAGGGGTTGTTCCATGTCGTCGTACAGCGTGCGGCGGGTGTCGTCCAGCAGGGGCGGCAGGAGGTCGAGGAGTTGCGCGGTGATCGCGGCGCGTCCGGCGGCGTCGTCGGGCCAGGGGACGTTCAGGTACCGCTGGGTGACGGCGCTCATGGTGGTGTTGGCGGGGTCGAGCAGGTACGCCATCAGCAGGGGGTCGTCGCCGGGTTCGACGCTGGTGCCGCGCACGCTGAGGTGCGTGGCGAGGGCCTTGGCGGCGGCGGCGGTGACGGTGCGCTGCGCGACGAACTGCGCGTCGTCCACCGTCGCGGGGTACTGCTCGCGGAGTTTCGCGGCGGCCTTCTCCTGCTCCTTGCGGGCCTTCTCGGCAGCCTTCTGCTGGGTTTTGGTGAGGGGCGCGGCGGGTTCGTCGGGGTGGTCGAACAGGCCGCCGGGCTGGGCGTACACCTCGGCTTTGCGCCACTCGGCAGGTTCGGTGGTGGGCGCGGTGCGGACGGTGCCGGTCGTGCCGTCGAGTTCGAGGGTGGCGGCGTCCACGAGGGCGGCGGTCAGATCGTCCTCGCGGGACAGGCGGTAGCCCCAGATGACGCCCTGCGCGGGGGTGCGCCACTCGGCGGTCTGGATGGTGAGGGCCGGGGTGGCGGGCACGACGGCAGCGTCTGGGGCGTCGTGGGGCGCGTCGCGGTGGGTACTGTCGTTCACCGCGTCGGGGACGCTCAGGACACTCTCGATGCCGTCCAGGGCCGCCACGTCCCGCTTGATGGAGTGCAGGTCAAGCTCGGTCAGCAGCTCATGCAGCCTCTCCGGGTTGCCCGGCAGGCGGCCCGCGCCGAGCTGCACGTCCAGCGGGAGGTCCGTGACCATGCAGGACAGCCGGTGGCTGAACTCCACGGCTTCCTCGGAATCGAGGAGTTTCTGGCGCGTCCCATCGGGTTTCAGTGTGCCGGCCTTCGCGGCGGCGTAGATGCCCTCCAGCGTGCCGTACTCCTGAAGCAGCTTGGCGGCGGTTTTCGGGCCGATGCCCTTCGCGCCGGGGATGTTGTCGCTGGCGTCGCCGGTCAGCGCGCGGTAGTCCACCCACTGCCCCACCGTCACGCCGTACTTTTCGAGCACCTCGGCCGGGCCGATCAGACGGAAGTCGTTCGTGATGACACGCACGTGGTCGTCGAGCAGCTGGTACGCGTCGCGGTCGCTGGTGACGATCCGGACCTGCATGCCGGTCCCCTCGGCCTTGCGGGTCAGGCTGGCGATCACGTCGTCGGCCTCGTAGCCGGGTTCTTCCAGGCGGGGGAAGCCGATGGCGTCCACGATCTCGCGGATGCGGTTGATCTGGCCGGGCAGGTCGGCGGGCGTCTCGGCGCGGCCGGACTTGTACCCGTCGAACTGCTCGTGCCGGAAGGTCTTCACGGGTGGGTCGAACACCACGATGACCTGATTGCTGCGCTGCCGGGCGAGGCGCAGCGTGAGGCGCAGAAAGCCCAGGATGGCGTTGGTGGTCTCGCCCTGCTTGTTCGTGAGGGGAGGCAGCGCGAAATACGAGCGGAACGCCAGGGCGTGGCCGTCGATCAGCACCAGGGTGTCGGGGGCGGCGGAGGTCATACCCGCCATTCTACTGGGGACGTAATGAATTCCGGCGAGGGCAGCAGAACGCTGCTGCGGGCGTGAGGGTACCGGCAGCGGCTCGTGGATGGACTGGATTGTGGCGCTTGAACTGGGGTGTGGGGGAACGGGGGTCATACGGATTCCGTTTGTTTCGCTGACAATCCGGAACTTCACCGGATTGCCAGCTCCACGTCCGGAACCCGCTTTGCTCGTTCTCGCATCCGCTCGGGTTGAAAGATTTTGCAAACCTTTCAACCGGAGTCCGTATCAGTCGCCGGCCTGCAGGTTCCGGTACGGGCGTTCCTCCTGCTCGCGCAGGATCGCGCGGTCCTCATGCGTCATGACCACGAAGGACACGAGCATGACCAGGAGGGTCAGGGCGGCCATGATCAGCAGGAGGCTCATGGGTTCAGTGTGCGCCGCGCGCCCCGGCGGTCCATGACGGGCGCCTGAAGGGGGCTGAAGCTGCCCTTGAGGGGAACTCTATGTATGAACAGGGCGTTCATCTATGGCCGTTTCATGCGGCTGGGCGCGCAAAAAAGCCCCGCGTCCGGCGGGGCGTCCCGTGTCCCGACTTCACCCGGTCGGGAGTTGAATTGTGGGTAGCTGGAGCTTAAGCGCCGTCCGTGAGTCCGGTGTGCGCCGCGCGTGGGGACGCGTTGATCTGTGAAGGGACCGTGGGGGCAGGCGCGTCAGCGGCCCCGGACCTTGCGGTAACTCTTGCGCAGCCCGTGGTCGGGGCGGACGCCGTCGGCGATCAGGTGCAGCCACTGGCTGAGGTAGTACCCGATCAGCAGGGGCAGCACGACCTTCCACGCGATGGGCTGAGGGATGGTCGGCATCTGCAGGTCCGGCGCGATGAACCGCACGAGGCCCACGATGAGGGCGGCGATCAGCGCGACGTACAGCAGGCGGGTCAGCGGGCCGATCACCCAGCTGTGCGACCAGCCGCGGTGGCTGAACAGCATGCCGTACGGTACCCACAGGACGCCCAGGACGCCCCAGTGGCGTTTGCTGTCCACCTTCCCTTCCGCGAGGTCCAGGTCCGGGGAGAGCAGGAACGTCCCGGCGGCGTACGCCAGCGTGAAGTTCAGCGCCTGGGCGGGCGTGACGACCAGCAGGTCCTGCCGGGTGGCGTACAGGGCGCCGGCGGCCAGGACGCTGTACGCGGCGATGTTGATCAGGTTGTGGACTCGTCCGCTGGGCATGCGCGGCCCATTGTGCCACCTGCGCCGCGTGCCCGGTGGAGGTGCGGGGCGCGCGCGGCCGGGTGGCGGACCTTCATGCGCCGTCAGTTTTCTTGCGGCATGCTGTGCCGTACATGACTCATCTCTTCGGGAAGGCAGGACTGCTCGTGGCGGCGCTGGCCCTGACGGCCTGCGACCAGTTGAACACCGCCGGTGTGGGCGTGCAGGACCGCACGGTCGCGCTGGGTCTGCGCGCGCAGCAGGACGTGACGGTGCCGTTCAGCGGCAGCTGGCGGATCGTGGAGTACCCGTCCTGGGTGCGGGTGTCGAAGTCGGCGGGGACGGGCGCGGTCGCGCTGTCGGTCGCGGCGGTCCGGCAGGACGCCACGCCGGTCGCGGCGGATCAGGCGCAGCTCAGCGGTGTGATCCGGGTCGCGTGGACGACCGGCAGCGGCGCGGACGCGAAGAACGGCACGGCGCTGTGGGCGGTGACGGCGCAGCAGTACGAGCTGACGGGCCGCCTGAGTGCCCCGGCGGCAGTGACGGGCGGGGACGTGGTCACGAGCGCGCCTGGCCCGGCGGCGGTCACGCCGGAGGCGCGGGGCGTGATCGTGAAGTACCGCGCGGGCCTGAACGCGCAGTCGGCGCAGGGCGGTTCAGGAACCCTGCGGGCGGACGTGCGGGGCCGGGAGCGGCTGCGCGCGGCGGGCCTGAGCGTGCAGCGGCACACGCCGCTGGGCGAACGGATCGCCGCGCTGGACGTGGCGGACGTGAAGGGCGCACTGGCGGCGCTGCGGGCCGATCCGGACGTGGAGTACGCCGTGCCGAACGCCGTGCTGCGCACCCAGGCAATGAACACACAGGCGCTCGCCACGCCGGTCACGCCGACCGATCAGTTCGCGCCGCTGCAGTGGGCGTACTCGCTGCTGGGCTACGGCGCGGTCTGGCGGGACATGGAGGCCGGCGCGTACAGCCGCGCGGTGACGGTCGCGGTGATCGACACCGGGGTGCGCTTCGATCACCCGGATCTCGCGGGGGCGCTGTGGGGGCCGACCGAGGGCGCGCTGGACGTCATCACGGACACGAGCAACGGCGACGGGACCGGTGCGGACACCGACCCGACCGATCCGTCCGTGCCGGGCCGCACGACCGGCAGTCACGGCACGCACGTGACCGGCATCGTCGCCGCCCGCTGGGGGCAGAACAGCGGCGTGTGCGAGGGGTGCAGCCCCAGCGGCGTGGTGGGCGCCGCCTACAAGGCGAACGTGAAGGTGCTCCCGGTCCGGGTGATCGACGCGGGCGGGAACGCCGCAGAGGCGGACGTCACGCAGGGCATCCGCTACGCGGCGGGCCTGCCGGTCACGCTGGACGGCGTGACGTACCGCTCGCCGCACCCGGCGCAGGTGATCAACCTGAGTCTGGGCGGCGCGATCAGCGCCGCGGACGCGCGGCCCATGTGCGACGCGATCGCCGAGGCCCGCGCGGCCGGGTCACTGGTCGTCGCGGCGGCCGGGAACGGGTACGGGACGGTGCCGTACTACCCGGCGGCGTGTGACGGGGCGGTGGCGGTGGGCAGCGTGACGCTGTCCGGGGCGAGCGCGCCGATGCACTCGGCGTTCAGCAACGCGTACCCGCAGGTGCAGCTGGCCGCGCCGGGCGGCGCGGACCCGGGCAGCGGCGCGACCTTCAACGGCGGGACGTTCAACGGCGCGCCGTTCCCGGACATGATCCTGTCGACCGGCTGGAACTACGTGAAGGACGCCCCGAACTACGAGGCGGAGGTCGGCACGAGTCAGGCGAGTCCGCAGGTGGCGGCGCTGGCGGCGCTGCTGCTCAGCAAGGGCGTCACGACCGGCCCGGAGGACACGCTGGCGCGCCTGCGCGACACGGCGACAGATCTGGGCGCGGCGGGCCGCGACGACCGGTTCGGGTTCGGGATGATCAACGCGGCGGCGGCGCTGAACGCCCCGCAGGTGAGCAGCGGCCTGGGCGTGCGCGTGCAGAGCAGCCGGGGCCTGAGCTTCCAGCCGGCGCTGGACAGCACCGGGGCGTTCCGGGCGTTCCTGGGCGAGGGCACGTATCAGGTCGTGGCGGGTTCGGACGTGAACGGCAACGGCGTGTACGGCGAGAGCGGCGAGACGCGCGACGAGCGGGCCGTGACCCTCTCGGAGGCGGCGCCGCGCGTGGCGCTGGGTGACCTCAGCCCCCGCTGACCTGTGCAGAGCTGACGTGTTCAGAGAGGAGGCCCCCACCCGGCAAACGGTGTGGGGGCCTCCTCTCTGTGGCGTTTACAGCACGTCGTCGGCGCTGCCGCGCTTGCGGAGGTTGTTCTGCGTCTTGCGCCAGCGCAGGGCCTTCACGATGGCGGGCGCGGCGGGGTTCAGGTTCAGGTCGTACGCGGGGTACCAGACGCGCTGCTCGCTGAACTTCAGTTTCATCTTGAACACCCCGTACGAGTGTTTGCTCTCGTCGAGGACGCGCGGGATGCCCCAGAAGTCGAACAGTTCGTAGCCGCGCTGCTTGGCGTCCAGCATGGCGTTCCAGTAGAAGGCGTCGGGGGCCTTGGCGTCTTTCAGGGGGCTGCCGTCCTCGTTCGTGCGGTCGTCGCGGACGCTGCCGCCGAACAGGTAGTAGGTGCCCTTGCCCATCGCCAGGAAGAAACCGCCGGCCAGCGCGCGGCCCTGGTAGCGGGACAGGACGATGTACGCCTCGCCGCCGTGGGCGTTCCCCTCGCGGAGCATGGTCTCGTAGTACTCGCGGGGGAAGGCCCCCAGCTGGGCGCGTTCGTTCGTGGCGGTGAAGATCTCCCAGAACGCGTCGAAGTCGTCGTCCCGTCCGGCGACCACGCCGAGTTTCTGCGCGGTGCGGACGTTGCGCCGCGCCATGGAATGCAGGCCCGCGAAGAGTTCGTCCTCACTGCGGGTCAGGTCCGCGACGATGGTGTGTTCGGGCTGCTCGGTGTCGGCGCGGCGGAACGGGCCGTAGGCGTCGGGCAGCGTGACGCCCTCGGCGGCCAGGAACGGCACGGGCGGTTCGATCTTCAGCAGGGCGTCGGTGGGCCGCGCGACGCGCTTGACGGCGTCCGCGACGCCCGGCAGCAGGTCCAGGCTCTCCAGGGCGGGGCCGCGCGGGGCGTACAGGGTGCTGAAGCCCGGCACGAGCCGCTTGCGGATCAGTTGCAGCGCGCCGACGGTGCGGCCCTCCTGCTGGATGAGGTACCGGGCGGGGGTCTGCCCGAGCTGCCGCCTGGCCTCACCGTAGCCCCAGCCCTGCAGGGCACTGGTGATGGGCAGGTGCCGCACGGCGTCGTCATAGACGCGCGGGTCGGTGGTTTCCACGAGGTTCAGGCGCACGCGGGGGATTGTAGCAGTCCCCACCGGCGGGATTCACGCGCCTGTCACGGTGCGGCGGCGCCGGGACGCTAGAGTGGCGGGGTGAAACAATTCCTGTTGACTGCCCTGCTGCTGTCCGGGGCTGCCCTGGCTCAGACCGACACGACCGCGCCCGCGACGCCCGCCCCGGTCACCACGCCTGCGCCCGCCGCCACGCCAGCTCCGGTCACGGCGCCCGCGAGCGCCGACATGACGGCCGCGGTGATCGTCGCGCGGGTCGGGAAGGTCAGTTACACGCTGGCGGACTACGACCGGGCCTTCCGGCTGGCGGTCGCGCGGGTCCTGAACGGTCAGGGCATTCCCTTCGAGGAGTCGTACGTCGCGCAGTTCGCCGAGGCCCGCGCGGACTTCCTGAAGCAGTTCGTGCGTGACCGCGCCGTCGAGCAGCTCGCGCGGGCGTCCGGCGCGCCCGACGCGGCGCAGATCGACTCGCAGATGCAGGAGGCCCGCGCGGACTTCGAGACCGACGCGGAATTTCAGGAGGCGCTGAGCGCCACCGGCTACGGCAGCCCGGACGACCTGCGTGCCGAATTGGAACGCCGCGCGGTCGTGGGCGCGTACCTGGAGAAGGTGCAGGGGCGTTTCACGTTCGGGGACGCGCTGGTGGGCGGGTTCTACAACCTGCACCGCGCCGAGTTCCAGCGTGACCCGGAAGCGTGCGTGAAGCACATCCTGGTCCCCACGCAGGCCGAGGCGCAGGCTGTCGCGAAGGAACTCGCGGGCGGCGCGGACTTCGCGGCGGTCGCGAAGGCCAGGAGTCAGGATCCGGGCAGCGCCGCGCAGGGCGGCGACCTGGGCTGCTTCGGCCCCGGCGAGATGGTCGCGTCCTTCGATGCGGCCAGCTTCAAGGGCCCGCTGATTCAGGTGCAGACCGTGCAGTCGCAGTTCGGCTGGCACCTCGTGCTCGTCACGAAACGCACCGAGGCGGGCGTGATGCCCCTGGCGGAGGCCGCGCCGCTGATCCGCGCGAAGCTGTCCAGCGAGGCCGCGCAGAAGTACCTGGACACCCAGGTCGCCAAGCTGGGCGGCGAGAGCTTCCCGGCCACGGTGACGGTCCAGCCCGCCGACAAGTAATAAGGACTCCGGTTGAAAGGTTTGCAGAAACTTTCAACCCGAGCGGAGCGAGGAGGAGAACAACGGGTTCCGGGCGTGGAGTTGGCAGATCGGTGATTTTCCGATCTGTTAACGAAACAAACGGAATCCGTATAACCCCGGGAAGTGCAGGAGGAGGCCCCGCCGGTTCAGCTGGCGGGGCCTCCTCCTGTGCCGGTCAGGGCAGCGGCGCCCACCACCAGCCGCCCACGTCGTGCCGCCCTGCGCGGGCGGCGGCGTTCAGCGCGCCCCGGTTGCGGCCGTGGATGGTGCCGCTGAGGGCCTGGGCGGGGTCGGGCAGGTGCCGGGCGAGCAGGGTGCTCAGCGCCGCGCCCAGGCCGTGACCGCGGGCGTGTGGGGCGAGCAGGAGTTCCTGCACGACCTGCGCGTCCAGGCCCAGCTGCGGGTGCGCGAGGGTTCCGGCGTACCCGGCCCACCCGCCGCGCCAGTGGACGTCGAACATGGTCCCGGCGTCGATGCCCTCCTGCAGGTCCTCGGCGCTCAGCAGGCGGGCCTCGTGCGGGTGGTGGGGGTGGGCGGCGTCCACGGCGTCGTACGCGGCCTGCGCGTCGGCGTGGCGGCTGGCGTCGGCGGTGGGCGTCAGGGTCAGGTCGTCCGGGACAGGGTGGCAGCGCAGCTCCCCCACGGGCGCGGCCAGCACGCGCCGGTCCGGGTCGAGGTCCGCCCAGTCGCCCATGGGGGCGGCGCTCCAGACGCGCAGGCGTGGGGGGTGGAACGGGGCGTACACGCGGGCCGCGTCCGCCAGCGCCGGGAGGTCGGCGCGCGTGACGGGGCGGCTGGTGACGCTGACGTCCACGAAGGGTTTCGTGACGTCCAGGCCCAGGAAGCGGATGCTGAGCATGGCGTGCAGGTCGGGCGTGACGGGCGTCCAGACGTTCAGGTAGGCGGGCGCGGCGGGTCCGGCGTTCAGGAATTCGGCCCGCTGCGCGGCGAGGTCGAGATCGGTCGCGAGTTGCAGGTCGAACTCGTGCTCGTCGGTCAGGTTGCGCAGGCGGGCGGCGCGGTCCAGCCACCCGTGCGTGACAGGGTGCTGCGTTTCAAGGGTGAAGGCGGCCAGTTCGGCGGCCGTGGGCAGGTCGGTGGTGCCGGGCAGGGTGTCGGTGGTCGTCACTGCCGGACACGCTAGCGCCCCGCAGTTCAGCGGAGTGCCGCACCTGGGGTCCGGGGGTCGGGCGCCCTGCTATCCTGGCAGGAACCTAACGAGCGTTTGTTCCAGCCTCTCCCCCGCCCCGGAGGTCCCCCGATGAAAAGCAAGAACGAGTGGATGCAGAGCGTCTACAGCCCCGCCGCGCAGAAGTTCCCCGAGCGCAAGTACAACTTCAAGAACCTCTCGGACATGGAGCCCGAACCCATCTACACCGCAGACGACCTGAAGGACTGGGACGCCGAGCGGGACCTGGGCTACCCCGGCGAGTTCCCGTACACGCGCGGCGTGCAACCCAGCGTGTACCGCGGGAAACTGTGGACCATGCGGATGTTCGCGGGCTTCGGCAGTGCCGAGCAGACCAACGAACGCTTCCATGCGCTGCTGAAGGCCGGTCAGACGGGCCTGAGCACTGCCTTCGACCTGCCCACCCTGATGGGCTACGACAGCGACCACCCCTTCAGCAAGGGCGAGGTCGGGAAGTGCGGCGTGGCCGTCAGCAGCCTCGCGGACATGGAGATCCTGTTCCAGGGGATCGACCCCACGCAGGTCACGACGTCCATGACCATCAACAGCCCCGCGAACGCCATCTGGGCGATGTACATCGCCAACGCGCAGAAGCAGGGCAAGGACCTGGGGCAGGTGGGCGGCACCATCCAGAACGACATCCTGAAGGAATTCATCGCGCAGAAGGAATTCATCTACCCGCCCGCGCCCAGCGTGAAACTGGTCATCGACACCTTCGAGTGGGGCCCGAAGGTCCTGCCCAAGTGGAACTTCATCAGCGTGTCCGGGTACCACATCCGCGAGGCCGGAGCGACCGGCGTGCAGGAACTCGCGTTCACCCTCGCCGACGGCTTCCACTACGTGGAGAAGGCGCTGGAACGGGGCCTGAACATCGACGAGTTCGCGCCGCGCATCAGCTTCTTCTGGGACATCCACAACGACTTCTTCGAGGAGATCGCCAAGCTCCGCGCCGCGCGGCGCATCTGGGCACGGCAGATGCGTGACCACTACGGCGCGAAGAACCCCCGCTCCTGGATGCTCCGCACGCACTCCCAGACGGCCGGGGTGTCCCTGCCCGCGCAGCAGCCGCTGAACAACATCGCCCGCGTCGCCATCCAGGCGCTGGCGGCCGTGCTGGGCGGCACGCAGAGCCTCCACACCGACTCCTTCGACGAGGCGCTGGCCCTGCCCACCGAGGAAGCCGCGACCATCGCCCTGCGCACCCAGCAGATCATCGCCTACGAGACCGGCGTGGCGGGCGTCGTGGACCCCCTGGCGGGCAGCTACTACGTCGAGAAACTCACCGACGACATCGAGGCCGCCGCGATGGGCTACATCGAGCAGATCCGCCTGATGGGCGGCGTGGAGGCCGGGATCGACAGCGGGTTCTTCCAGCTGGAGATGGCCGAGGCCGCCTACCGCTACCAGCGCGAGGTCGAGTCCAGAGACCGCATCGTGGTCGGCGTGAACGACTTCGTGCAGGACGCCGTCGAGGTGCCCATCCAGCTGATCGACCCGCAGGTCGAGCGGGTGCAGGAGGCCCGGCTGGCGCAGGTGCGCCGCGAACGCGACCCGCAGCGCGTGCAGGCCGCGCTGGACGCCCTGCGCGACACGGCCGTGACCGGCGCGAACTCCATGCCCGCCTTCCTGGAGTGCGCGCACGCGTACTGCACGCTGGGCGAGCAGATGGACATCCTGAAGACCGTGTACGGCGAGTACGTGGAACCCGCCATCGTCTGAGCGGACGGCAGCGCCGGAGAGGGAGCGCCGTCAGGGCCTCCCTCTGTTTGGTGAAGGGACGCTGGTGGACGCGTGAAGGCGTGCCGCATGGGCGGGCGCTAGGGTGCGGCATGATCTCCCCCAACATCACCGATGACGCGATCCGTGCCCGGCTGGGCGAGCAGGCCAGTTCCGACCGCGAGGTGGCCCTGATGCGCGACCTGCTTCAGGCCAGTGGCCGCACCCCGGACGACCTGAACGACGACGAGTGGCTGCAGCTGGTCGGGCAGATGGAGGCCCGCAAACTGCAGGACGACCCGAACATGAAATGACCTACGCTGCCTGCTGAACCGGGTCAAGGCGGGCCGGTGGCGCGGGGCGCAGGCCTTATCCTGCTGGGATCGTGAGTGACGCTTCTCTCCGCGCGGCGGACTTTCCGGAACTGGCTGTCGTCCTGAACCCGAATGCGGGGGGTGGACTGGCGGCGCGGGAGTGGCCGCGCCTGCGGGCGGAACTGGAGCGGCGCGGGCTGCAGCACACCCTGATTCAGGAGGAGAACGCCGCACTGGCCCTGGCGCGGGTGCAGGCCCTCCCGGCGGGCACGGCGCTGATGGCGGTGGGGGGGGACGGCACGGTGGGGGCGCTGCTGCCCGCCGTGGTGGACACCGGGCGGCCCCTGGCGATCCTGCCGCTGGGCACCGGGAACGACTTCGCGGGCCTGCTGGGCCTGAAACCCGGCGCGTTCGGCGAGGCGCTGGACCGGCTGGCGTTCACGCCGCGCGCCGTGGACGCCCTGACCGTACGGGCGTACCACGCGGACGGCCGCGTGACGGAACGGACGCTGCTGAACGGCCTGGGCATGGGCTTCGACGCGGACGTCACGACGAACATGGACCGCGTGCCGCCACGCGTGCGGGGCTTCGCCCGCTACGCCTGGTCGGCGGTGGCGACCCTGAAGGACCTGACGCTGGCCGACGTCACCGTGGCCGCGGACGGGGTGACGCTGTACGCGGGGCCCAGCCCGATCGTGGCGGTCATGAACGGCACCCGCTACGGCGGCGGGTTCCTGATCAGCCCCCAGTCGGACGTGCGTGACGGCCTGCTGAACGTGGTCGTGGGCGGCCCCATGACCCGCCTGCAACTGAGCGGACTGCTGGCACGCGTCCTGCGCGGCACGCACCTGGGCCACCCGCTGGCGCACCACGCGGCGGCGCGGCAGGTCTCGGTCCGCTGGAGCCGCCCCATCCGCGCGCATCTCGACGGTGACCTGAGCGCCCCCGTCACCCGAC is a window of Deinococcus grandis DNA encoding:
- a CDS encoding HAD family hydrolase — translated: MTIRALFFDIGGVLLSNGWDREQRAVVAAQFGLDATDFNERHKLAVPELELGRMTLDEYLEQTVFCHPQTFTRDEFRAAMEAQSTPHEGALALARDLSARHRLYALNNEGRDLNDQRIRTYGLSDFLLAFFTSSTLELMKPNPAIYRAALTLAAVAPHEAVMIDDRAQNTEAARRVGMHAVRYENAAQLREELAALGVE
- the polA gene encoding DNA polymerase I, coding for MTSAAPDTLVLIDGHALAFRSYFALPPLTNKQGETTNAILGFLRLTLRLARQRSNQVIVVFDPPVKTFRHEQFDGYKSGRAETPADLPGQINRIREIVDAIGFPRLEEPGYEADDVIASLTRKAEGTGMQVRIVTSDRDAYQLLDDHVRVITNDFRLIGPAEVLEKYGVTVGQWVDYRALTGDASDNIPGAKGIGPKTAAKLLQEYGTLEGIYAAAKAGTLKPDGTRQKLLDSEEAVEFSHRLSCMVTDLPLDVQLGAGRLPGNPERLHELLTELDLHSIKRDVAALDGIESVLSVPDAVNDSTHRDAPHDAPDAAVVPATPALTIQTAEWRTPAQGVIWGYRLSREDDLTAALVDAATLELDGTTGTVRTAPTTEPAEWRKAEVYAQPGGLFDHPDEPAAPLTKTQQKAAEKARKEQEKAAAKLREQYPATVDDAQFVAQRTVTAAAAKALATHLSVRGTSVEPGDDPLLMAYLLDPANTTMSAVTQRYLNVPWPDDAAGRAAITAQLLDLLPPLLDDTRRTLYDDMEQPLSAVLARMEVRGVRLDSEYLRGLSAATGARLSTLETQIHSLAGREFQIRSRDQLEAVLYDELGLASGKKTKLTGKRSTAVAALEPLRDEHPIIPALLEYRELEKLRGTYLDPLPNLVNPRTGRLHTTLAQAAVATGRLSSLNPNLQNIPIRSETGREIRKGFIADPGHCLISADYSQIELRLLAHIADDPLMQQAFQEGADIHRRTAAQVLGLNEGTITPDQRRAAKTVNFGVLYGMSAHRLSGDLGIPYADAAGFIETYFATYPGIRAYIDRTLEFGRQHGYVETLYGRRRYVPELVATNRTLREAGERLAYNMPIQGTAADIIKLAMITLERELQGTGARLLLQVHDELLLEAPEDKAEEISDTVRRIMEGAASLTVPLAVEVGVGPNWYDTK
- a CDS encoding metal-binding protein — its product is MPSGRVHNLINIAAYSVLAAGALYATRQDLLVVTPAQALNFTLAYAAGTFLLSPDLDLAEGKVDSKRHWGVLGVLWVPYGMLFSHRGWSHSWVIGPLTRLLYVALIAALIVGLVRFIAPDLQMPTIPQPIAWKVVLPLLIGYYLSQWLHLIADGVRPDHGLRKSYRKVRGR
- a CDS encoding S8 family serine peptidase — encoded protein: MTHLFGKAGLLVAALALTACDQLNTAGVGVQDRTVALGLRAQQDVTVPFSGSWRIVEYPSWVRVSKSAGTGAVALSVAAVRQDATPVAADQAQLSGVIRVAWTTGSGADAKNGTALWAVTAQQYELTGRLSAPAAVTGGDVVTSAPGPAAVTPEARGVIVKYRAGLNAQSAQGGSGTLRADVRGRERLRAAGLSVQRHTPLGERIAALDVADVKGALAALRADPDVEYAVPNAVLRTQAMNTQALATPVTPTDQFAPLQWAYSLLGYGAVWRDMEAGAYSRAVTVAVIDTGVRFDHPDLAGALWGPTEGALDVITDTSNGDGTGADTDPTDPSVPGRTTGSHGTHVTGIVAARWGQNSGVCEGCSPSGVVGAAYKANVKVLPVRVIDAGGNAAEADVTQGIRYAAGLPVTLDGVTYRSPHPAQVINLSLGGAISAADARPMCDAIAEARAAGSLVVAAAGNGYGTVPYYPAACDGAVAVGSVTLSGASAPMHSAFSNAYPQVQLAAPGGADPGSGATFNGGTFNGAPFPDMILSTGWNYVKDAPNYEAEVGTSQASPQVAALAALLLSKGVTTGPEDTLARLRDTATDLGAAGRDDRFGFGMINAAAALNAPQVSSGLGVRVQSSRGLSFQPALDSTGAFRAFLGEGTYQVVAGSDVNGNGVYGESGETRDERAVTLSEAAPRVALGDLSPR